The sequence below is a genomic window from Phoenix dactylifera cultivar Barhee BC4 chromosome 16, palm_55x_up_171113_PBpolish2nd_filt_p, whole genome shotgun sequence.
TGTCGAAATATTGGTTTTATAGTAAAATTAAATGCTTACAATCTAGTCTAACTATGATTCAAACCTAGCCAGTTGGGCTGTTTGTTGGAAATTTATGTTCAAAAAACTAGTTTCTTCCAAGCCTAGCTAGTTAAGGCTGATCGGCGAAAACTTTATGTTCGGAGCTTTATGGTCATCAAGGTCCAATAATCATTCTTAAGTCCACCGGTACATgcatggatcaaatggatgaaCTTGGCGAGTAACGGACAAAGGAAACTTGACCAAGAATAATCCGGATGCCTCTTTTAGATTCTCATCTACTCGATAAGCCATGAAGATCGGGATAATGTGGGCCACACGATATCAGGGTGCAGCCACTTAACGAGCACCACATGTCAGATAAACGATCATTTTCCTCCAGAGTGTTCCCACACCTATATCTGGGAGGACATGGGAAATATAGGGGAGGAGATAGAAGAAGGAAACAGCGagggagaaaaagaggaagagagaacaaTAGCCAAATGGCTGCCTCTGTCATGTCTTCATTGGCTTTGAAACCAGCTCCAGTTTTAGAGAGGTCACAGGTTAGAGGCCTCCCATCCTTGGCAAGGTCCTCTTCTTCTCTGAGAGTCAGGGCCAGCGCTGGCAAGAAGATCAAGACAGCAACACCCTATGGTTAGTAGTTGTAATGGCAGTTCAAGATTAAGCCATGCTCTTTTATCTAAGTTACCATCATAGATTGGCATGAACACACTCACTTGGATGGATAACTTTCAGGTCACTTGCACTGTTGCATACATATAGAGTCTTTCAAGGAACATTCACTATTTACTGCACCATCAACTTTTGGAGAAGGAAAGCTTTCACAAAAGGCACCTTTAGCAGTCTACTGTTTATCATAAAGAAATATGAGGACAACATGGAGAGAAACGTAAAGTTGACAAACTGCAGCAGAAGTTTAAGAATACCCTTAAGCCGATGCACATGAATCGATATTGTTCattcttttattaattaatagtgCAGCATTTACTAGCAGTAGGATCAGATTGCTTTGTTTATATACAACTTGCTTGGCCGCAAACTCCTGACTACTTTTTTAAGTTATAACATACAAGGAATTATATCAAGGCTGGATATAAAAGGTATATACAGAAACATAAGATAGAAGGCAGGCAGCTCGGAAAAAAATTAAGGAAAACATTAGTAAAATTGTGAAGGACAAttcataaaattttatatagcacaAATTGGTTCATCTCGTATCAATTCACCCTCTGTCTTTCCACAAACAAGTCGATAATcagatttgtaaaaaaaaaaaattctaaccgTTCATGAGAAGGAAGGCTATAATTACTGTTCTCTTGGTGACTAGGAGTACCATAATTTGTTTGCTCAAAAAGGAATGCCATAATTTTTAGGTCCAGGAGGAGGGATGAACTTACCAGATGGATTAGATGCATCCGGGAGAAGGGCCAAGGTAAAAATTTCCCTCTTATTTACCACCCATCACTCCTT
It includes:
- the LOC103717920 gene encoding photosystem II 10 kDa polypeptide, chloroplastic-like, producing MAASVMSSLALKPAPVLERSQVRGLPSLARSSSSLRVRASAGKKIKTATPYGPGGGMNLPDGLDASGRRAKGKGVYQFADKYGANVDGYSPIYSPEEWSPSGDVYVGGTTGLLIWAVTLAGLLLGGALLVYTTSALAQ